A genome region from Anastrepha obliqua isolate idAnaObli1 chromosome 4, idAnaObli1_1.0, whole genome shotgun sequence includes the following:
- the LOC129245380 gene encoding phenoloxidase 2-like: MADRKNLLLLFDRPNEPIFMEKGQAAVFDVPDKFLTDRYRPISNEVQSRFGEKAEQRIPVRDISIPDLRLPMSLPRDAQFSLFIPAHRRIAGRLIDIFMGVRSIEDLQSVAVYARDRLNPYLFNYALSVALLHRADTKGMDLPSFAQNFPDKFVDSRVFRQVREEATVVPEGSRMPITIPRDYTASDLEPEHRLWYFREDLGINLHHWHWHLVYPFEAGDRAIVNKDRRGELFYYMHQQVVARYNLERFSNNLARVVRFNNLREPIQEGYFPKMDSLVASRAWPPRFEDTKLSDLNRELDQINLDVSDMERWSDRIFEAISQGFATDESGNQIPLDEVRGIDILGNIMESSIISPNRSLYGDFHNMGHVFISYSHDPDHRHLESFGVMGDSATAMRDPVFYRWHAYIDDIFQEHKTRLTPYTLPELSYQGVSVTGVQVAPEGGQPNVLQTFWQQSDVDLSRGMDFVPRGNVFARFTHLQHTPFTYTINVNNDGGAQRFGTVRIFLGPKTDERGQGMLFKDQRLLMIELDKFIVSLNPGQNTIRRRSTESSVTIPFERTFRDLDTNRPAAGSADELEFNFCGCGWPNHMLIPKGLPEGLRCELFVMVSDYDQDRVEQQLVGTCSDAASYCGVRDRLYPDRRAMGYPFDRLARSGADRLVNFLTPNMSIVDVVVRHDNRVVT; the protein is encoded by the exons ATGGCTGACCGAAAGAATCTGCTGTTGCTCTTCGATCGTCCTAACGAGCCCATTTTCATGGAGAAGGGACAAGCTGCAGTGTTCGATGTGCCCGACAAATTCCTCACGGATCGCTATCGCCCCATCAGCAATGAGGTTCAAAGTCGTTTCGGTGAAAAGGCAGAGCAACGCATTCCCGTTCGAGATATATCCATTCCGGATCTGCGTTTACCCATGTCACTACCGCGAGATGCGCAATTTTCTCTTTTCATTCCGGCTCATCGTCGTATTGCTGGTCGTCTGATTGACATTTTCATGGGTGTGCGCTCCATTGAGGATCTTCAGAGTGTGGCTGTGTATGCTCGCGATCGTTTGAATCCGTATTTGTTCAATTATGCACTGTCGGTGGCGCTGCTACATCGTGCGGACACTAAAGGAATGGATCTTCCATCTTTTGCACAGAACTTCCCCGACAAGTTTGTGGACTCCCGTGTTTTCCGTCAAGTTCGAGAGGAAGCTACCGTTGTTCCTGAGGGATCACGTATGCCCATTACAATTCCACGCGATTACACTGCTTCTGATCTAGAGCCTGAGCATCGGCTTTGGTATTTCCGTGAAGATCTTGGCATCAATCTCCATCATTGGCATTGGCATTTGGTGTATCCCTTTGAAGCCGGCGATCGTGCCATTGTGAACAAGGATCGTCGTGGTGAACTCTTCTATTACATGCATCAACAAGTGGTAGCTCGTTATAACTTGGAACGTTTCAGCAATAATCTGGCTCGTGTTGTGCGCTTCAACAATTTGCGCGAACCTATCCAGGAGGGGTACTTCCCCAAAATGGACTCGTTGGTGGCGAGTCGCGCTTGGCCACCACGTTTTGAGGATACAAAACTGTCAGACCTTAACCGAGAGTTGGACCAAATTAATCTGGATGTGAGTGACATGGAGCGCTGGAGCGATCGTATATTTGAAGCCATATCGCAAGGCTTTGCCACTGAT GAAAGTGGCAATCAGATACCACTGGACGAAGTTCGTGGTATTGATATTTTGGGCAACATAATGGAATCGTCTATTATTTCCCCAAACCGGAGCTTGTATGGTGACTTTCATAACATGGGCCACGTGTTCATTTCATACTCTCACGATCCCGATCATCGTCATTTGGAGTCCTTCGGCGTAATGGGTGATTCTGCTACTGCCATGCGGGACCCCGTTTTCTACAGATGGCACGCATACATCGATGATATCTTCCAGGAACACAAAACTCGTCTCACGCCATACACTCTACCAGAGCTCAGTTACCAGGGTGTCTCTGTCACTGGTGTGCAAGTGGCTCCCGAAGGAGGTCAGCCAAATGTTCTTCAAACTTTCTGGCAACAATCAGATGTTGACCTCTCACGGGGAATGGACTTTGTGCCACGTGGAAATGTGTTTGCTCGTTTCACTCATCTCCAACATACTCCATTCACCTACACAATCAACGTCAACAACGACGGTGGTGCGCAACGTTTCGGTACAGTACGAATCTTCCTGGGACCAAAGACAGATGAGCGCGGCCAAGGAATGCTCTTCAAAGACCAACGTCTGCTGATGATAGAACTAGACAAATTCATTGTGTCAC TAAACCCTGGCCAAAATACCATTCGACGTCGATCCACTGAGTCCAGTGTTACCATTCCCTTCGAACGCACATTCCGCGATTTAGACACCAATCGACCGGCCGCCGGTAGCGCCGATGAGTTAGAATTCAACTTTTGTGGTTGTGGATGGCCTAATCATATGCTCATCCCGAAAGGTTTACCCGAAGGTCTTCGCTGCGAGTTGTTTGTTATGGTATCCGACTATGATCAGGATAGG GTCGAGCAACAATTGGTGGGTACGTGCAGTGATGCTGCATCCTACTGCGGCGTGCGTGATCGCCTCTATCCAGACCGTCGTGCTATGGGCTATCCATTCGACCGTCTGGCTCGCTCAGGTGCTGACCGCCTTGTCAACTTCTTGACTCCGAATATGAGCATAGTGGATGTGGTAGTGCGTCACGATAACCGCGTTGTGACGTAA